A window of the Zeugodacus cucurbitae isolate PBARC_wt_2022May chromosome 4, idZeuCucr1.2, whole genome shotgun sequence genome harbors these coding sequences:
- the LOC128921667 gene encoding forkhead box protein I3-like produces MAQNLESNFSIRNLLAGPDGTNPAITPPPSDGSLSPNISLLSNEENHGSRPNLTYSALVTMAIRSSPQGKLTLNAIQNWISDNFPFYRKDEQGWQSQIRQTLSTNSCFLKVPRALDDPGRGNYWALSSELPAVGTVGVGNGSAIGALVNGVPHPQAPNAVYFPTPHEVQGAHHTQLMQALHEQHAWYQYHLQQTQLLQQQLVVLQQQQMQQHYQEAYQKLAFHQQQIAFLMAQQGPV; encoded by the coding sequence ATGGCCCAAAATCTGGAATCCAACTTCTCcattagaaatttgttggcagGCCCAGATGGCACCAACCCAGCGATAacaccaccaccatccgatgGGTCTTTATCTCCCAACATTTCCTTATTGTCGAATGAAGAGAATCATGGAAGTCGACCGAATTTGACGTATAGTGCGTTGGTGACAATGGCGATACGAAGTAGTCCTCAAGGCAAACTGacgttgaatgcaatacaaaattggATCAGTGATAACTTTCCCTTTTACCGAAAGGATGAGCAAGGCTGGCAGAGCCAGATCAGACAGACACTAAGCACTAACTCATGCTTCCTTAAGGTGCCACGTGCTTTGGACGACCCAGGGCGTGGAAACTATTGGGCGTTGAGTTCTGAATTACCAGCTGTTGGTACTGTCGGTGTGGGAAATGGAAGTGCGATAGGAGCATTGGTAAATGGTGTACCGCATCCTCAGGCTCCGAATGCGGTTTACTTCCCCACGCCACACGAGGTTCAAGGAGCTCATCACACCCAGTTAATGCAGGCGCTACATGAGCAGCATGCTTGGTATCAGTACCACCTGCAACAGACGCAACTACTACAGCAACAACTTGTagttctgcaacaacaacagatgcaGCAGCATTACCAGGAAGCATATCAAAAGCTTGCCTTTCACCAACAGCAAATAGCGTTTCTAATGGCCCAGCAAGGACCAGTTTAA
- the LOC128921666 gene encoding forkhead box protein I3-like, whose amino-acid sequence MQTDIRPNYTYSALVTMVIRSSPEQKLTLSCIQQWIMDNFPYYRKDQRGWQCQIRHTLTTNSCFMKIPRPPSDPGRGNYWTENPEVESIKKSASPGQTQIGPNPFGSKYNVDQAMAQGVPHPQMPTAIYFPTPQEIGRTQQMMIKHALQEQHEWFLHHQQQTKLLQQQLVTLQQQQYQQQCEEIYRKMTFHQQQCAFLSATHYPMSEPYS is encoded by the coding sequence ATGCAAACCGACATAAGACCGAATTACACCTATTCCGCGTTGGTGACGATGGTCATACGGAGCAGCCCGGAGCAAAAACTAACATTGAGTTGCATCCAACAATGGATCATGGACAATTTTCCGTACTATCGAAAAGATCAACGCGGCTGGCAGTGCCAGATTCGTCATACGCTCACAACGAATTCCTGCttcatgaagataccacgtccgCCAAGCGATCCGGGACGCGGAAATTACTGGACCGAGAACCCAGAAGTTGAGTCTATCAAGAAGAGTGCGTCACCTGGACAAACACAAATCGGTCCAAACCCATTTGGCTCCAAATATAACGTCGATCAAGCAATGGCACAGGGGGTGCCACATCCACAAATGCCAACGGCTATATATTTTCCAACACCACAAGAAATTGGGCGGACACAACAAATGATGATAAAACATGCGCTGCAAGAACAGCACGAATGGTTTTTGCATCACCAGCAACAAACGaaactgttgcaacaacaattggtcactctacaacaacagcaatatcagcAACAGTGTGAAGAGATCTATAGGAAGATGACATTCCATCAACAACAGTGCGCTTTCTTGTCTGCCACACATTACCCCATGTCTGAACCGTATTCGTGA
- the LOC128921668 gene encoding forkhead box protein I1-like, whose amino-acid sequence MAPHLESSFSIRNLLANADGTNPALTPPPSDNGENHEIRPNFTYSALVAMAIRSSPEGKLTLNAIQSWISENFPFYRKEEQGWQNQIRQTLSTNSCFHKIPRPIGDTGRGNYWVMSPEVGALRTQQPFGGRSEAVPMAMVSGVAHPQVPNAVYFPTPREVQGAQQTMWTQAVQEQHAWYQYHIQQTQLIQQQLVVLQQQQVQQRYQEAYQKLAFHQQQIAFLTAPQTPI is encoded by the coding sequence ATGGCTCCACATTTGGAATCCAGCTTTTCCATTCGTAATCTTTTGGCAAATGCAGATGGTACAAATCCAGCCCTGACACCACCTCCATCCGATAACGGAGAGAATCATGAAATTAGGCCGAACTTCACGTATAGCGCGTTGGTGGCTATGGCTATTCGAAGCAGTCCTGAAGGCAAACTGACGTTGAACGCAATACAAAGTTGGATCAGTGAGAACTTTCCGTTTTACCGCAAGGAGGAGCAGGGCTGGCAAAACCAAATTAGGCAGACTCTTAGCACGAACTCGTGTTTCCACAAAATTCCACGACCTATAGGCGACACGGGTCGTGGAAACTACTGGGTCATGAGCCCGGAAGTGGGAGCGCTTCGTACTCAGCAACCATTTGGTGGTAGAAGTGAGGCAGTACCTATGGCGATGGTGAGTGGAGTAGCGCATCCTCAGGTTCCCAATGCGGTGTACTTTCCTACGCCCCGCGAAGTACAGGGAGCTCAGCAAACCATGTGGACTCAGGCGGTACAGGAGCAGCATGCTTGGTATCAATACCACATCCAACAGACGCAACTGATACAGCAACAACTTGTagttctgcaacaacaacaggtgcAGCAGCGGTATCAGGAAGCATATCAAAAGCTTGCTTTCCATCAACAACAAATAGCGTTTCTAACGGCCCCGCAAACACCAATTTAA